The Brevinematia bacterium sequence ACAGAGGGACGAAGTTATCCCCTGTCCAGACTTTGGATAAAGCTATTGAGATAGCTACCAATAAAGGAGTTACCAATATCTACATGCAATCTGGCATTTGGATGTATACAACTTTCACTACTATCAGCATACCTAAAGGGCTTACGATAAAAGGTGGGTTTGACTCTTCATTTTCATCACAAACGGGATACTCTACTCTTAGTAATGCTTCCATAGAAATAGATAAAGTTGATAGGGTAACTATTTCCAGGCTTTGGGTTAAAGGGAATACCTCTAGAGGGATATACATTTCTTCTTCTAAAGACATCACCATTGCCAATAGTGGTGTTTCTGATATAAATTCTTCTTTTTCATACGGTGGTGGTGTACTCGTTAGTTATTCTACAAACATAGAGATAAAGGATACAGTGATACATTCCTGTAAAGTTAAAGATTACGGTGGTGGGATGGAAGTTTTCAGAAGTTATGAAGTTTATGTTATTGGTTGTACAATAACTAACTGCATTGCCGATAGCGACAAAAGTGGTACAGGTGGAGGTGGTGCTATTTCTGTTGAAAGCTCTGGTAAACTCTATGTAATGAACAATGTTATGTTAAATTGTGGAATACCTTCAAATTCTCCTGCTAATGATAGTGTGATAATCTTCTATAGCTCATTTTCAACACAAGTTCGCATTGAAGGTAACACTATAGGTGGTGTTAGTTTATTGTCTACTTACGGTGTATACGAGGAAGTCAGCATTTCAGGACATGTAGTGAAAAATAATACTTTTAAAAATGTTTGGTATCCATACTATGATTATGTCAGAGGTTCTTTAAGCATTAACGAGCTTAACGGAGGACTTGCTGGCACATCTGAGGCTTCTGGGAATGTTTTAGAGTAATAGTGTTTTTACTTTACGATATACTTAACTGGGGGAGTTTATGAGAAAGGTGTTAGGTTTGGTTGTTTTGACGTTTTTTGCTGGAGTCTTGGTGGTTGAGGGTATTGCACAGGATGTGGTTGTCAGAGATTCTAAGCCTGAAGAATGGGGAATACTTGCAACATCTCCTGTTACTGGTGTGCAGTTTAAGGTAAGGAAGGATACAAAGGTTGCTGAGTATAGAGGAAAAGTTTACTTTTTTGATGCTAGGAAGGATCTGGAAATGTTCTTGGCAAATCCGAGAAAGTACGCAGGACCGTTTGTAGTGAGAAGAACTGTAACTGGGGCTGAAATTGGTAAGTTTGTTGTTTCACCTATAAGCGGTAAAATCTTTGTAGCTTCTCCTAATATAATCTCAGTTGAGTATGAAGGGAAGATTTTCTATCTTCTCTCTGAAACGGAATATCAGCTTTTTGAACAAAACCCGGATAAGTATTATCCACTCTCGGTAGATGTCGTAGTGATAACCAATTTCATTGTTAGAACTAATTGTGTAGTCAGTTATATAATAGTTACTAATGTTCAAACCAACGTTCAGCTTGTCAATGAGCTTGTGCTTATAACAAACTACATAATAAGGACAAATATTGGAGCAGTTGAGCAACAAAAAGTTGTAGTTGTTAGGGAAGAACCTAAGGTTGTTGCTGTTCCAGAGCAAAAGGTAGTTGTAGTGCCAGAACAGAAAGGAAAAGTTGTAACTGTGGAAGTGCATAAGCCTGAGAAGGTTACTACTGTGGTTATTGACTTAGAGGATGAAAAGAAGCTTATAAAGTTTCAGAGAGTAAGAAAAGGTGAAGTAATAATTGTTAGAGGTCCACATCATAAGGAGATGGGAAAGGTAGCAGTGTCACCAGTAGATGGTAATGAGTTCGTTATAACCAGCACTTCGTTTGTTATAAGGGTTGGTAAAAAGCTTTATTATGTCAAAAGTGAAGCAGAGTTGAATCTTTTCTTAGACAATTTTGATAAGTATGCGAGGTAAGTAAGTCAAAAGGGGGTTTTCGGCCCCCTTTAATATTTTCGTTTCAATAAGTTAGGAAGCTCTGAGGGTGTTTCTAAAGAAAAACTGTGCCTTAACTGTCAGATTTTGGAATTTATTGTTCTAAAAGCAATAACCGTTAGGTAAGTAAGATTCTGAACTTTTTGCTTACCTGCTCTCTTTGGTTCTGGATAGTGTTTATCGGTCACAAAACTTCACTTCACACTAAGTCTCTTAAGTGTTTGTCAAAAAGGTATTTACTCGGAAGCATTTACTCAGTCATAACAAAGACTTGAAAGTAGTAAAAAGAAAGCTATACAGACTTTGGAATTCCTTGGGTTTGGTTATTTTGAATTGAATTTGATTTGAAGAGAGAGTTATACTTAATCTAGGTGCTTGTCAGGGTAAGTTAATAACTTATTTTTGGTAACTTATGTAATCTTAGGTAGATTTATTTGTGGAGAAGGGTATGAAGATGGTTTTGAAGCTAGTATTTAGATACCTTCAGTGGGTAGTGTCGGGAGTTCTTTTGGCAATGTCTTTTCCGCCTAATGGGGTACCTTTTCTTGGGTTTATAGCTCTTATACCGAGTATTTATAGAAGTTATAGAGATGGCTATTTCTCAGTGATCTTAGGGTCTCTGATTTTCTCTTTGGTTCTTTATAGCTTGACACTGGATTGGTTTTCTTCTTTTCATCCTCTTGCTCCGTTGGGAGTGATGATTCCTCTTTGTCTTTATAACATTTTGCCTTTTGTTGCCTTTTCGGTTATTTCTAAAGGAATGAGGGAGGATGTTCTTTTGTTGTTTCCGTTTTTGTGGGTAGGTGTTGAGATTCTGAGAGGTAATGGTTTTTGGTCGTTACCACTTTTGTATTTGGCTCATACTCAGTATCATTTCGCTTTGGTGGAGAGTGAGGTATTTTCTGCAATAAATGGTGCTGTGCCATCTCTAGCTCAGGTGTTTGGTGTATTTGGTGTTAGTTTCTTTGTTGCTCTTTTCAATTCTTTGATACTTGTGCTTGCTATGAAGATTGTCAGTAAGAAGCTAGAGCTGAATTTAGTATATCTTGTTTCTGTGGTTCTACTGTCATTTTTAGGGTTCTTTTTGGTGTGGTTATCTTTGAGTGTTCTCAAGGAGTTTTCTATAGCGAAAGTTGTAGTTTGGCTGGCTTTGGTTGCGGTGATTTTTCTTGTTTTTATGTGGAACTTGACTAAGGAAGTTTTAGTAAAGGTAATTAAGATGTATTATTCTATTGTTGTAGTTATTGTGGTTGTTTTTACTGGTTTGGGGTTGTTTTTGGAGGCTAAATTGATTTACGAAGCAAGTAATGCGAACAGTGTGAGATTTTCGCTTTTGCAACCGAATTTCTCTCCTTGGGAGAAGTTATTTGCTAAGGATTTTGATAAGCTTAATATTGTTGTAAGGTTGTATCATGATGCTAGCAAAGATTCTGATTTAGTTGTTGGGTGTGAGAGTATTTTACGTGATCCGGTTAATATGTATTGGGAATTTGGGGATTGGTTTGGAGTTAAGGCGATGGGAATTGCAAAAGAAGTTGGGAAACCGATTATTCTCACATATCCTCATATGGAGAGATTTTTGACAAATACTTTTATTGTTAGAGATGGTAAGCTACATAGGGTG is a genomic window containing:
- the lnt gene encoding apolipoprotein N-acyltransferase; protein product: MKMVLKLVFRYLQWVVSGVLLAMSFPPNGVPFLGFIALIPSIYRSYRDGYFSVILGSLIFSLVLYSLTLDWFSSFHPLAPLGVMIPLCLYNILPFVAFSVISKGMREDVLLLFPFLWVGVEILRGNGFWSLPLLYLAHTQYHFALVESEVFSAINGAVPSLAQVFGVFGVSFFVALFNSLILVLAMKIVSKKLELNLVYLVSVVLLSFLGFFLVWLSLSVLKEFSIAKVVVWLALVAVIFLVFMWNLTKEVLVKVIKMYYSIVVVIVVVFTGLGLFLEAKLIYEASNANSVRFSLLQPNFSPWEKLFAKDFDKLNIVVRLYHDASKDSDLVVGCESILRDPVNMYWEFGDWFGVKAMGIAKEVGKPIILTYPHMERFLTNTFIVRDGKLHRVIQEMYRYYNSALFFDKKGVSIARYDKVHTVPFGEWTPFSEYIPPLRQAINAIVGGDLTPGKRFMVISVEVKPNVVVNMAPIICFEDLYPYIAKKLRRMGADVLVNMTNDGWANSVKSQWQHLIGAMYRAIEVGLPLLRATNTGRSAVVLPYGRIISRIDDFKQGFMAETVKLKKIDTLFVSYGEHVFLGIVVLGSLLAFFCPFIRYKIRY
- a CDS encoding right-handed parallel beta-helix repeat-containing protein: RGTKLSPVQTLDKAIEIATNKGVTNIYMQSGIWMYTTFTTISIPKGLTIKGGFDSSFSSQTGYSTLSNASIEIDKVDRVTISRLWVKGNTSRGIYISSSKDITIANSGVSDINSSFSYGGGVLVSYSTNIEIKDTVIHSCKVKDYGGGMEVFRSYEVYVIGCTITNCIADSDKSGTGGGGAISVESSGKLYVMNNVMLNCGIPSNSPANDSVIIFYSSFSTQVRIEGNTIGGVSLLSTYGVYEEVSISGHVVKNNTFKNVWYPYYDYVRGSLSINELNGGLAGTSEASGNVLE